cctaccgccatcctgttcatggcggctttcccgccatgaacaggatggcggtagggggggtcagaatcctcatggctgcggagcgcactccgcagccatggaggattcacacgagcagcggaaagtcagcgggagaccgctgactttccgcttctgaccgcggctgaaccgctgcggtcagaatgctcgttggagcaccgccagcctgttggcggtgctcccgtggtcggtggccctggcggccaccggccgccagggtcagaatgaccctcatagtgtgatGCCAGATTGACTAGAAGAATGTTAAATGCTATATTAAATGCCTCCCTAAACCCAACAGCAGTCCTATAATCCCACCACAGTACATGTCCATCCCCTCCTTAAACTCAACAAGAATCTCACCCACAACAGAATACCAACCGCCTCCCTAAAACCAACAAATCTCACCTGCTACAAAGCATACCTACTGCATGAATACAAAACTCCACCTATCCAAAACCTACTCTTACTCAAAACACCCACCAAGCTCTGACAATAAGTTTCCCTGATTGAAGAGGAGACAGTGAGTGTTGTCCTAATTTGTATAACGATAGTACTGTTTTTGGGACCAAAGGCAGCAGAGGCCACAGCAACAGTTGGGTGCTGACTAAAGTGTGGCAATGACTGAAGGTACTTTGTAATACTGTTGGTAAGGCACACTAGTTTCCTCCATTTTTTAAAGTGGCAATCACTGTGCAGCCCCCCTTGGCTCTTTACAGTGTTTCTGCCATCGTATCAGACCTTGTttgggggggcacaggccaggCTGTGCTACTaaaccacagccctggggactaggGTCCTTTGCCTCTACGGTCCTGCGTGCCTTCCTGATATGGCTCTGCATAATTGGGCAATGAGCAACATCTTCATTACTTGATTCTCTGTACTGATGGAAGCAGACACAACCTTCTCATGGAGGATAGTGTGGGGGTGCCACAGGTTCAGAACTCAACAATGCACCCAGCAACTCCATAAAATGATTGTCCATGGCAGTCTTTATTTTTTAGAAAAGAAAAGTACTGTATTCTAAAATAAGGCACAAATGTACACAAATCACAAAAATGTCCTTGATAACATTTGTACGGGTGTGAGCCCAAAAAGCTTCAAGGGCCCCCCAAGCACTCTGCCCTCCTCTTCTTATCAGATAGTCAGAGGCCCAGTGGCATAGCTACCAGTGCAAGTGCAGCTCTCCCTTCCCCTTTTATCATATAGGGCCTGACGTGCATAGcactggtcacaaaatactggttACAATTTGCaactagtatttttgcaagcagtGTAGCAGTTTAAGAACCTACCTATCCACCAATGTGTCAGTTCTCAAAATACCGGTTGCTAGTGGGTCACAATTCAGCCTACTTCACGAATAATAATGAAGTAGGTTGCAAACTGCAACCCACTTGCAATCGTAGCCATTACAGGGATAGAGGCCTGCAGAGGTTAGCAGACCCTCCAGTCTGTAATTGCTTTTGAAGTAAACCATTTTTCTCAGTGCAGCAGATTTtaccttaaaagaaaacaggatgcattaaaatatatatatacatatatatatatatatatatatatatatatatatatatatatatatatatatatatatatatatatattttgttagcaTTGTTTAAGAGTAGGCTGTTGCTCATAGCACcacagcctactcttaaaaaatatctGTCAACATTCACAGGGGCAGCCTTAGAATACAGCAATCTTTCAGTCCTCCTCTCCAAGTGCAGAGCTTTGGCGGCACCTTGGCAGCTTTAAGATGCTTTGGAGCATAGCACCCATGTCCAATCAGGCGTGGATATATCTTTCTCCATGAGAGCCTGGCAGTGTTTTGAAACTGAGTGCTCCAAGGCAGAAGCTTCGTACTTTGGAGCAGCATAGTCCATTCGGCACATCTTCAATCAGTGCCAGGGTAGCCACTTAAGCTGGTGGTCATGTACCCTGGGGTAGGCACCACAGATTTCAGGATTCTTTTGTTGTGGCAGGGACTGCCTGGGCAAAGGGAATGCAGACCTCAAGCAAGAGCACACAGTGGGTACCAGGTGGAAACTTCGAACTCATCTTCAGTAATGAAGACTGATTGGGTGCACATGGCATGTGACATTGCTTGGGACGATGGGGACGACAGTGCCTGGGCACTCTTTAGTGTGGCATTTCGTTCGTGGAGTTCAGGGACTGGCTCCCAGACGAGAACACGCAAGTCACATtgtctgtgagtgtatgttggaCGGAAGACATTACCAGGGTCAGGTTTGAACTTAAATAGCACTGCTTATCTTTTGCTAATATTTAACAAATTCCAAATGAATCTCACcattaaatatttttctatttctttttcaaaaGATTAGTTATTTTTCAACAAGTCCGCTTCTGAGTGACCGGAATCAGTTCCCTTCCTTTTTCCGCACAATCCCCAGTGATGAGTTTCAATCCCATGGACTGGCCCAGTTAGTGATGCACATGGGATGGACCTGGGTGGGTATTCTGGCTGCAAATAATGAGTATGGACAACAGGGCAGTCAAATAGTGCAGCGTGAACTAATCAAGGCTGGGGCTTGTGTGGCATTCACCGAGAATATCCTCCTAAACCGAGTAGATAAAAATGCCTTACATATCGTCCAAGTGCTGAAAAATTCAACAGCCAAAGCCATTGTTGTCTTTTCTTCTAATGCTGAGTTGGTTCCTCTACTGGATGAAATGGTGAGGCAGAATATCACTGGAAAGATTTGGATTGCCAGCGAAGCCTGGTCAACATCTTCTCTCCTCTCCATCAAGCAATACTCAGAAACCTTGGCCGGTACCATTGGGTTTGCAATCCATAGTGGAGAAATGTTGAGCTTTCAAGAGAATTTTCTGCACATTCACCCCTCATCATCAACAGAAGATATTTTTATGAAAATGTTCTGGGAAAAAACTTTTAATTGTCAGTGGATGAACCAAGAAAACTTACTTAAGATCAAGGACAATGTAACCAAGATGTGCACAGGGAATGAGCAACTGGACAGCCTACGGATTGACAGCATGATGGATTTCAGAATTACTTATAATATTTACAATGCAGTATATGCCACCGTGCTCGCTTTAAAAGATTTGAGGCTGTGTTTGCAAGATGGAGGGCTTTTCATTCAAGGGACCTGCGCACATATCTCAAACTTCTACCCATGGCAGGTATGTATCTTCCTGAGACAAATAACATGCATATGAGATTATGAAAGTAAACAAGTCTGCCCTGATCTGCATGTGTGCAATTAATGCAGGTGCATATTTTATGATCTGATGTATTACATTGCAAAGTAGATAGATTTCTTAGTGGATATTGGATAGTGTGTGTTGGTATACATCTCTGTACACTAGTGGCATCCACCTAGTCTGACCCTTATGTAGTCTTGTATGCTGCATTGCAGAAACATTGGGACCCCTGTTCAATCAGCAGGATGTATTTAAGGGCTGAGGTATGAATTTGCTGAGAGAAGTGTAAATTATGCACCATGAATTATGAAAGACTCCCCAACCCCCGGACTCCCCCAAAAAATCACATCAAGAAATATCATGTTACCAGCATAACCAGTTATAAAAGCACGATGTTGCTAGTTATGGTGTACCTTAAAATCAGGTCGTATTATATTTTATTATCCTCGGCTTTTCTATAATTTAACAAAATAATACCCTCGTCCACTTTCCAGGCAATTTCTCATCAATACCTAATTTTGTTTCAGGCTCACACTGCCATTTTATACTTCTTAGTGTAAACTAAAGCTAAGAAATTAGGGTTTAAGTGTCACCAAGGCCATTTAAAAACCATTACACATGGCAAGAGCAGATAGCTACTTGTGgtttgtgaaatttgtgtaatttgctttggCTTAATTATGTGAACTTTAGGAAAACCACACAAAAGGTAAACCACAATTCAGTGCTGTGTTTTGAAGCTATTGGCTCTCCAtttccagagtaaaaaaaaaacacgagcaCAGCAAACAGCAGCCTCTTGCTGTCTGCCGTTTGCATTGCTCCAGCACATTCACATAACTTTTTTCCATGAACTGCGCACAAGTACGTGACCTGGTGTAATAGTAAAAAATTGGGAAATTCGTGTAACAAGAGTAACAGGAAATTACCAAAATCACGCTAGATTATGACAAAACAGGGAGCTAAACATTCAAAATAATGTCTGAGTGTTCACTGAGATCTGTTGCTGGAAATGAATATGGCTGAGGGAGGGTCCAGAGAGGCTCCACTAAGGGAGACAAGGATGCCCTCTCACCACAATGCTGCTTAATTTTGCTCTATTGGAGGGTGTGGAACACAGGTAAACATGGAGATAGATGGACATGGATAGACATGCCACGAACAAACACATGGTGGAGAAGACCGGCTCGCACATGAGTGGGTGTGACAAAATGGAGTAaaggcacatacattttacatgatCATCCAGCACAGGAAGAAGTGAACCAAAAGCAGTGTAGCAGCAACCTGAGGACATTTTTATCGGCTCAGGACAAATGCACATAAGAGTGCAGGCATGCTGGCCACACATGGTCGTTAGACATAGTAAGAAGTTCAGCAATCTCAGCATGTAAACACACTACCATGACGTAAAACGTGAGGACAAGAAGAAATCAGGTGAGTACATGGTGCGTAACACCAGCTGTACATGCCCGTATATCACTGAAAGAAAGGCCACAAATGCAAGGTGTAGTCACAAAAACCTCCACATGGCAGTCAGGCACAGGAAGGGTTTCTCGTAAGAGAAACTCGAAGAAGTGCACCAGCTTTTGGGACCTATCAGAAACtcaatacaggctgttcaggaagCAATTCCAGTCTTGGCAGGGCCTCCCCTCAGAGGTAGTCCACTTCCTGGATCCATCAGAAAAAGTAGAGTTTCCTTCTCATTTTTAGAGGTTTTTTTTAGGAAGTCTCTACTTCTTGCGTTTTTCCAGATGGCATGTAGACCTCAAAAAGGGGAATATTGAATATTTTGGAGGTGTCAACTTACTTGTAAAGCTGGGGCTGTTATCCTAAATATATTTGTTCTGTCAGATTCTGTGTTATTGCCAAAACCTTGGGAGAACCAATGCATTTCTCTTTTAGTGTGCTACATCTCAATGACAATCAGTGGCAGGTGAAACTGCCTTTCTCGGATTGTGCATAGCAAACAAGACAGCTCTCTGCAGCAGGACAAAGCAGCAGATGTTGGGGCTGAACTAGCAGCTTTCTTCTCTGTATAAGATGTGCAGCTTGGCCCTTGCCTTTTGACTATCCCATTTGTGTAGGTGTTGCTCAGGCCAGGTTACAGCTCGACATGTTGGAAATGGTTTAGCCAGCCTCAGTAAAAAAAATGCTATGTTCACCTTTTTACAGGACAGTTACTCAAACCAGACAGTTGTACTAGATTTAACAAAACATTCTGGAGGGGGGGAAAAAGAGAGAAGCAAAACAATTGGTGCATGCATGCGCACACAAACACGAAACAGAAAGCTCTTAGTACTACTCAACCTATGTAGACCctaagcccctcattacgagtctggcggtcctaggaccgccagactcgcggtagaGGATAGACCGCCATCAATGCGGCGGTCCAGCTTCCGCATTATGACCGCGGCGAAaacgccacggtcggaccgccagcatcgccacttttttgccagcctagggcctggcagtgccggcggtctcaatctgccagggaagcgctgccctggggattacgagtcctctctTTGCAGGCTTTTACATGGCGGCTgcacagcactgcccatgcacttggcagacgGTGAAAAGAGTGACGGCTGCTTCTGCACCCGATCCACCCCAACACTGCCGCCGGCTTTATTATGAGACAGCGTCAATGTTgcgggctgtttcctgctgggccaaaaaagagtttccacccacgacccagcgggaaactcgtaatagcccTTGCGGTCAGATCACAGCACTGGTGGTTTTCTGACCGCATGGCTTTGATGGacggaagtcgtaatgagggcctaagtgttcaatATACCCTTTGTTGGCTCGAAGATGGATACTTCATCTCACACCTTCTCAGTTACTCTCATACACAcggcacacacaggcaatgaggatGAGGCATGTACCTCACAACTATAATCAGCTGGCAGTAGCCATTAGTAGTGTCATGGTGTGGTCATGGTGGCAGTAGCCACAAACATGAAAACAAGTCCTACTTTAGGTGGTCCTCGATAATCCAACAcaaggcctcattacaactttgaaggtCCTAAAAGCAGACCACCAAAGCCGTGGGGAGCATGCCACCGTTATACGGGTGGCGCCCCGAACAAATTATAATGTTCCAatcgggctgaccagcgggaacattgcaatacgcatTCCTGCCAGGCTGAGTGCCAGGAACAGTGCCagaatattggcctcggctcctgtaAAGGAGCCAGGGTcgatatcctagcactccagcaacctcagaatgtgcaaagtctgcagtgcagacagcgcATATTCCAATGATTCTGCATGGGGGAATGCCTGGGCCCCCTGTattccctggcactggctttccaccagcttttttatAGGCTgatggaaagtggggttgtaatcagccaggaggcaCTGAGTTCAGCGTTGCTCTGGCTGGTTACACCTGTGACCACGACTCCCCGTTgagaacaatgttcctggtgggatCGGCGGTCTCCTGGCAGGTCCGCCCACGTTGCCAtgaggcagtcggaccaccacagttacAGCGGTCACACCGCCACCAT
This portion of the Pleurodeles waltl isolate 20211129_DDA chromosome 12, aPleWal1.hap1.20221129, whole genome shotgun sequence genome encodes:
- the LOC138267244 gene encoding extracellular calcium-sensing receptor-like; protein product: MVFAIEEINNNPTLLPNITLGFQIYDSCTILQRALKGALWILTGQEEPVPNYRCQRGLPPAAIIGDAGSTRSIALARILGLYRYPQISYFSTSPLLSDRNQFPSFFRTIPSDEFQSHGLAQLVMHMGWTWVGILAANNEYGQQGSQIVQRELIKAGACVAFTENILLNRVDKNALHIVQVLKNSTAKAIVVFSSNAELVPLLDEMVRQNITGKIWIASEAWSTSSLLSIKQYSETLAGTIGFAIHSGEMLSFQENFLHIHPSSSTEDIFMKMFWEKTFNCQWMNQENLLKIKDNVTKMCTGNEQLDSLRIDSMMDFRITYNIYNAVYATVLALKDLRLCLQDGGLFIQGTCAHISNFYPWQRLLVADSSPLNRCRAKPSPVVGCEPRSDPKVLQDRSAKVAVPSDLID